From the genome of Pseudomonas helvetica:
CCAGCAGGCCGCCGCGAATCACTTCGCCGACATAGGCCCCCACCGACAGCACCAGGGCGAACACGATGTACCAGTAGCCGTCACGCAGATAAGGCCAGAGAAAACTGCCACGGATCAGCGGAAACTGCGCAAACAGACTGCCAAGCCCGTAATAGAAGATGTAGATCTGGATCAGCAACGGTGTCCCGCGAAACACGCTGGTGTAGAACAGGCTGGCCTTGGCGATGACGTTATTCTTCGAGATCCGGGCCAGCGCCACCAACACCGCCAGCACAAAACCGAACGCACTGGCAAACAACAGCAGGGTGATGCTCGTTTGCAGCCCTCGGCCCAACAGCGCCGCGTATTCAACTATCCACGCTGGAATCATTTCATTCACTCAGCCAAAGGCATCCAGCGACGAGTACGTCGCTCAAGCCGTCCCGACAGGTAGTTGGACACCAACGTCACCACGTAATACATCGCCGCGGCCGTGAGGTAGAACAACAGGTAGTGACGCGTCGAACCCGCCCCTTGCTTGGCGGTGTACAACAGCTCGTTGGTGCCGACCACGCTGATCAATGCACTGTCCTTGATCAGGTTGATCCACAGGTTGGCCATCCCGGCCATCGCATAAGGCGCCATGATCGGCAGCGTTACGCGCCGGAACAGTCCGAACCCGCTCTGGCCGAACGCCCTCGCCGCCTCGATCTGACCAAAGGGAATCGCCTGGATCGCTGCCCGAAAAATCTCCGAGGCATAGGCGCCTTGCACCAGGCCCAGCACCAGGATTGCCGCCAGAGGGCCGCTGACATCCATCGCGCCGTAACCCATCCAGGCCATCAGCGAATTGAGGAGCATGGAACCGACGTAGTACAGCAACAGGATCAGCAACAACTCCGGGACGGCCCGGAACAATGTGGTGTAGCCACGCATCAGTGCCGCAATCGGTTTGGGCGCATTCAACTTGAGACAGGCCACCACCAGGCCAATGAACAGCCCGACCACAAAGGCCCCGGCCGATATTTGCAGGGTCATCCAGAGCCCCTTCAACAGCGCACTGCCCCATCCTTGTTCGCTGAAATCGATCAACTCGAACATTGCTGGCATTTCAACTCTCCGGTCGGTGGCCGTGAAAACACCACCTCATCCTTAGTGGGAGCGTGGCTTGCCCGCGAAGCTTTTGGCGGCCTCAAGGGCCTCATCGCGGGCAAGCCCGGCTCCCACAGGGATCTGCGTTTCACCTAGGATTTGCGCTTAGAACGCGGGCTTCACGCTGGTCCCGAAGTAGCTTTGGGAGAGGTCGTCATAGTCCTTGCTCGCCAGCAGGGTCTTGATCGCCTTGTCGAGATTGGCCTTGAGCTCGGTGTCATCCTTGCGCAGACCGGCGCCCACGCCTTTGCCGAAGATCGGGTCATAAGGCACCGTGCCCAGGTAGGCCAGGTCCTTGGCATCCGGTGTCTTGACGAATGCCGCCATGGCCGTGCCGTCCGCCATCATCAGGTCGACGCGACCGGCAATCAGGTCGGCGTTGGCCGAGTCCTGAGTGTCGTAATACTTCACGTCGGCAATTTTCTCGTAGTAAGCCTTCAGGTAGCTGGCGCTCACTGTCGAGTTCTGCACCGCGATGATCTTGCCCTTGAGGTCATCCGGGTACTTGTTCACCGCCGTGCCCTTGGGCCCGACAAGCGCAATCGCCGAATCGTAGTAGGCCTTGCTGAACGCGATCTGTTTTTCGCGCTCTTCGGTCACCGACATGGAAGAGAAAATTACGTCGATCTTCTTCGCCAGCAGCGACGGGATGATCCCGTCCCACGCCACTTCCTTGATCTCGCACTCGGCTTTCATTTCGCTGCACAGCTTGTGGATCAGGTCGACTTCAAAGCCTTTCCATTCACCATTGGCCTGCTTCTCGGTGTACGGCGGATACGGTTCGGCGGCGACCGCGAACCTGATCGGCTGGGCCTGCGCCGCGCTCATGCCGGCCAGCATTACGCAGGCCACGCCGGTCAACCAGTTTGCCAAACGTCGATTTCCCATGATTGTTCCCCGTTTTTTTTTATGTTATTAGCGAGTCTGATGAGCGTTGACGAACTGCCGGCAACGCTCGCTGCGTGGGTGTACGAACACTTCGTCCGGCGAACCGGCTTCCTCGATCAACCCTTGATGCAAGTAGGCGACTTTGGAAGAAACATCGCGTGCGAAGGCCATCTCATGGGTCACCAGGATCATGGTCCGGCCTTCTTCGGCGAGAGAGCGGATCACCCGCAGCACTTCGCCGACCAGTTCCGGGTCGAGTGCCGAGGTGGGTTCATCGAACAGCATGACCTTGGGCCGCATGGCCAGGGCCCGGGCGATGGCCACCCGTTGTTGCTGTCCCCCGGAGAGAAACGCCGGGTACTCGTTGCGCTTGGCCGCAAGCCCGACGCGTTCAAGCAAGGCTTCGGCCCGTTCAGTGGCCTCCGCACGGCTTTCACGCAGGACCTGAGTCGGCGCTTCGATGAGGTTTTCCAGCACCGTGCGATGGGGCCAGAGGTTGAAGTTCTGGAACACCATGCCCAGGCTCGAACGGATCCGTACCAGCTGTTTGGCGTCGGACACCAGTGGCGCGCCGGGACGGTCGAAGTTCAGCTGAATGCTTTCGCCGTCCACCAGAATGCGCCCCTGGTCCGGCACTTCGAGCATGTTGATGCAGCGCAACAAGGTACTTTTACCCGAGCCGCTGGCGCCGATCAGGGAGATCACATCGCCTTCGCGGGCCGTCAGGGAGACGCCTTTGAGGACTTCGATATTGCCGAAGCGTTTGTGCAGGCCATCAACCTCGATCATGGTCTTGGCCGCGACCGGCTCAATGGTCGCTTGGCTGGTCACACGAGTGATCGCCGGTCGCGGCGCTTCGCCTTTCAACACCCGGACAAAATCGCGAATACGCTGGCAGGCCTGGGCCAGTCGTTCTTCACCGAGCGTGAACGAGAGCCGCACAAAGCCTTGTGCCGGTTCGCCGAAAGCCGCCGCATCGAGAACCGATACCCGCGCCTCGCGCAACAAACGCCAGGCGAACTCCAGAGAACTCAGGCCAGTGCCCCGCACGTCCACCAGCACGAACATGCCGGCATCGGGCGTGAGCACTGAAACACCCGGGCAATCGGACAAGCCTTTCACCACCAGATCACGACGACGGCGATAGATTTCGCGCATGCCGTGGGTCACCTCCTCATGGGCCTGCACAGCCTTGAGCGCGGCCTCCATGACAAACCCCGGCAAGCCGTAGAGCATGCTCAGCATCAGGGTTTCGGCATGCGCCACCAGGGTTTCATCGGCGACGATCCAGCCGATCCGCCAGCCGGTCATGGCATGGGATTTCGACAGGCTGCCGATGACCACGCAGTGCTCGGCCATGCCCGGCAAAGCCGCCAGACTGAGGTGTTCGCGTTCGAACGCCAGGCTCTCATAGACCTCGTCCACCACGACCCACAGGTCATGGGTGATGGCGAGGTCGGCGATGGCTTGCAGCTCTTCGCGATTGAGCACCACGCCGGTGGGGTTGTTCGGATTGGAGAGGAAAATCGCCCGGGTGCGCGGGGTGATGGCCTTGGCCAGCACCGCGGCATCGAGCCGGAAACCCGAATCCGCCGCGCAAGGCACCCGCACCAGCGTCGCGCCGGAGGCCTTGAGCGTCGCCTCGTAAGTCACGTACATCGGGTCCAGGGCAAGTACTTCGTCGCCGGCAGTCAGCAAGCACAGCGAGGTGATGAACAGTGCGTTCTGCGCTCCCGCCACGTTGATGACGTTTGACGCTCGCAGCTCACGGTCGAACAGTTGGCTGTATCGCGCGGCGATGGCTTCGCGCAAGGCCAGTCGACCGGCGATTTCGGTGTAGTGCGTGTCGCCCTCACGCAGCGCATCAACCGCGGCATCGGTGATGAAGTCTGGCGTGGGGAAATCCGGGTCCCCGACGCTGAGGATGATGACATCCTCACCACGACGCTGGGCGTCAAACGCCGCATTGTGAATATCCCAGGCAGCAACGCCCTGGCCTGAGATCCGCTCAACAAAGGGTGAAAACCGCATGCCAGTGCCTCGTTCGGGAAGAAGAAACGCAAGCCCGCAACCAGCCGGGGAAGAAGGTGGAACGAACATAGTCCAAGCTGAACAGTCGTTCAACAGAAAAGTCACGAGGGTTCGCGTTCAGCGTCAACAGGTCGTTTTTACGACAGTCGAGGCACTTTCCAGTACTCGAATGACAGGCAAAAGTGAGGTTGCGGTGACGCTAATGACGGCAGGCAACCCGAGTGGATTGCGCGAAATGGACGTTGCAGGTTCCGCTGCCGCGCCAGCGGTCATTGCGATGTGACGATGAAACCAGGGTTTCGAAAACAGTGATCAGACCAGCAGATCGACGGTCTGCAACATGCGCCGATAAGGCGAGTCCGGATGCCCCATCTCGAAGTGAATGGTTTCGATCAGACATTCCAGAAACCGCTCGGCCGCCGGCCGCAGGGGCTGTCCGCTTCGGCTGATGGCTCCCACCGAGGCGCTGCTGACCGGTTCGCGCAACGGCAAGGCGCACAAACCTTCTCGCTGAGCGCAAATCTCCACCAGTGGCCAAGGAAAGATGCTCAACATGTCGGTTTCACGCAGCAGACTCAAGATGATCGATAGCGAATGGGCGTAATGCACATGCCCTTGCGTTGTAATCGTCCCGTCTTGCTGCGACGCCAGAATCCAGTCGGCCAACGCCAGTTCCTCTAAGGCTCGACAGTTCGACAAGGGATGTTGCTGACGGGCCACCACCGCGCAGTCAGCGGTGAACAGCGGGAGATAGGTCAGGTCGGCGCTGGAACACCGGGTATCAAGCCGTCCGATGAAAAGATCGACGCTCGCATCCCGCACCCGCGGACAGGCGACGGACGAAAGGCCTTCATGCAGTTCAAGTTGCACGTTTGGAAACAGTTGGCGAAAACGCACGACTGCCTTGGGCATGAGCGTCATCGCTAACCACGGTGTGACGGCTACCGACAAACGTCCAACCAGTTCCCCGTTGCAATCAGCCAACACTTGACGGGCATTGACCATCTGCGCCACCAGCAAGCGTGACTGAATCAACAGCTTCTTGCCGAGTTCGGTAAACACAATCCCGGTGGTATTGCGGATCAGCAATTGCGTAGCGGTGTCTGCCTCCAGCTTCTGTATCGCCTTGGTGACTGCGGCCGGCGAGGTGTCGAGCCTTTTTGCAGCACCGCGAATGCTGCCTGCATCGGCCACTGCCACCAGTGCGTTGAGTTGATAGAACTTCATAGTGTCCACCGGTGTTAACCCAGGGTTGCCTTGTTCACTTTCGATTGCCTACTGGCCTTGGCTTTGGCCCTCTAAGCTCAGACCAACGCCACCTGGGCTTCTGGCATCACCAGAGGACCGTATCAGAAAAAGCCCAGGCATTTTGATGAAACGCATGATGTCGTGAGCCATAGCGTTGGATGTGGCCCTGGCGACAGATTTGTTTCTCCTCCTGGTCACAAAGGAAAGACGCTGCCAATGACTCAGTTCATGCCGCTATTAAAAGAGATCGAGCACGAAATGCGCGAACTCCGCCACCATCTCCATGCCAACCCTGAACTCGGTTATCAGGAGGTCGAGACCAGCGAACTGGTCGCCGAGCGATTGACCCGATGGGGATATGAAGTGACGCGTGGCTACGCCGAAACCGCGGTTATCGCCACGCTTAAAAAAGGTACCAGCCCTCGTGTGCTGGGCATTAGGGCTGACATGGACGCACTGCCTATTCTAGAGAAAACCGGCCTCCCCTATGCGAGCCGGATACCCGGCAAAATGCATGCGTGTGGCCATGACGGGCATACCGTGATGCTCCTCGCCGCTGCATACGCCCTTGCCCATGGTCATCCGTTCGATGGCACCGTACACCTGATTTTCCAGCCAGCCGAAGAAGGCCTGGCCGGCGCCCGAAGAATGATTCAGGAAGGTGTGCTACAAAAATTCCCCTGCGATGCGGTATTCGCTGCACACAACATGCCTGGCTATCCCGTCGGAAAACTCGGGTTCCGAGCCGGGCCCTTCATGGCCTCCGCCGACCAGGTCAATGTCACGATTCACGGAAAAGGCGGTCACGGCGCAATGCCGCATTTGAGCGTCGACCCTGTGGTGGTCTGCGCAAGCATCATCATGGCCTTGCAGACAATCGTCTCGCGCAACGTTTCACCTCAGGACATGAGCGTTATCACCGTCGGGGCGATTAACGCCGGCAAGGCGTCCAATGTGATCCCGGACAGCGCGCACATGCTGATGTCGGTCCGCTCGCTGAACAATGCGGTCCGAGACCGTCTGGAGAGCCAGATAAAACGCCTCATCCACGCCCAGGCGGAAGCGTTCGGCGCGACAGCCGAGATTCACTACAGTGCCGACTACCCGTTGCTGGTGAATGACGAAGAAATGACCCGCTTCGCCAGCCAGGTGGCCATCGACTGGCTCGGTGAGGACGAAGTAATGAGAGACATCGTGCCCTTCAATGGCAGCGAGGATTTCGCCTATTTCCTGCAGCAATGCCCAGGCTGTTACCTGATCATCGGCAATGGCGACGGTGAAAAGAGCTGCATGGCTCACGACCCACGCTACGACTTCAATGACGACATCCTGATCCGTGGCGCTGGCTATTGGGTCAAGTTGACCGAGGCTTTTTTACCGCTTAACGCTTGAGCAAAGACCTGCAAACCGTAAAAACCAATAAAAAACGAGGTCATCATGCAGCTACGCACACTTCAATACACCGTCATGCTATTCGGGCTGATCATCACCCCGCTATCGCAGGCACAACAAGTGATCAAGTTCGGCGTTGACCCCAGCTATCCTCCGTTCGAGCAAAAGCAGCCGGACGGTTCATTGAGTGGTTTTGATATCGATCTGGGCAACGCCCTGTGTGCCGAGCTAAGCGTCAAATGCATTTGGGTCGAGCAGAACTTCGATGGCATGGTCCCGGCGTTGAAAGCGAAGAAATTCGACGCGATCCTGTCGGCATTCAGCGCCACCGAGGCGCGTCGCCAGCAGGTCGATTTCAGCCATAAGATCTACACCGCGCCGTCTTCTCTCGTCGCCAGGAAAAACGCCGGATTGCTGCCGACGGCAGCGTCATTGAAAGGGAAATCCGTAGGCGTTGTACAAGGCTCACTGCAAGAAAGCTTTGCCAAGTCGGAATGGGGCAGCCAAGGCGTCGAGATCCTTTCCTACCAAACCCAGGACCAGGTGTTTTCAGACCTCATCAACGGGCGCCTGGAGGCTGCGTTCCAGGCCTCGGTGCAGGCCGATATCGGGTTATTGCAAAAGCCTCAAGGTCAAGGATTTGCCTTCGCGGGTGACCCCATCACCGACAAACGCATCATCGGCGATGGCGTCGCAATCGGTGTCAGAAAAAACGAGCCTGATCTGCGAGAGCAGCTGAATACCGCCATTGCCGGCATTCGCCAATCAGGCCAATACGACCGAATTGCAAAGCAGTATTTCAACTTTGATATTTATGGCGAGTGAGGTAATCCCCATGAACGAAATGACTCAATGCGCTGAGCCTCGTCTTGCCGTCCCCGTCAGTGACGAGATTGTGCGCGCCTTCCAGACTCAGGGCGCGGTGTGCATCCGCAATGCGTTTTCTGCGCAGCAAATCAGCGAACTGACCCAAGGCATCGAATTGAACCTTGCCCATCCCAGCCCTCGCGCAAAAGTGGCGAGCAGCGCCAGCGACCCGGGATGGTTCTTCGAGGATTTTTGTAACTGGCAAGAGAATGAGCACTATCGCAAGTTCATTTTCAACTCCGCCATCGCGCCTATTGCTGCCGCCCTGTTGAACAGTCAACGCGTGCGCCTGCACCATGACCACTTGCTGGTCAAAGAGCCCAATACGCGCCAGCGCACGCCTTGGCATCAGGACCAGCCTTACTACAACATCAGTGGCTCGGACACCGTGAGTTTCTGGATTCCCGTCGATCCAGTGCCCAGGGAATCGACTCTCGAATTTATAGCGGGTTCACACAAGGGCCCCTGGTTGATGCCTCGGTCTTTCATGGACAGCCAGGCCAAATGGTTTGCCGAGGGAACCCTGGACGAGCTACCGGACATCGAAAACCATCGCGACGACTTTCCCATCCTGGGATGGGCATTGTCGCCGGGCGACATGGTGTGTTTTAACATGTTGACCTTGCATGCTTCTGCCGGGGTCGGAGGACAAAACCGCCGTCGCGCGTTTTCAGTAAGGGTCATAGGCGATGACGTCCGGCATGCTCCCAGACCCTGGGCCACCTCACCCGATTTCCCTGGACTGCGAGAGACCCTGGCACCCGATGCTCCTCTGGAGCACGCGCTGTTCCCGACACTTTGGCATCGCGGGATTTGAATCTCCGAGCGATGCATAACGACTGAGCACCAGCGCCGACAGCTATAGACGGAAGCGCAGCACCAGGGCTTGCTGGTTGTTGGCTACTTGCTGCAGGTGCTCGCCGCTGCTGCGGGTATGTGCCGCATTGCGCCGGTTATCACGGGTCATGTCGTGCAAGCGGTGCATATGCTGATTCACCTCCTGTGTGGTTCCGGCCTGTTCGTTCGCAGCGACAGCGATCTGCACCGCGAGGGCGTGCACGCCTTGCAGGGAGTTATCCAACTGGCTGAGCGAGGTCAGCACGACCTGGGTTTCACGCTCCAGCGAATGCGCTTGTTCGGCCGAGGCCTGCATCGCCTGCAAGGCTTCGGTGGACGAACTTTGCAAGGTGCTGGTGATGGCAACAATTTCTTCGGTGGCGCTGCTGGTGCGTTGAGCAAGGTTACGCACTTCATCGGCGACCACCGCAAAGCCACGGCCTTGTTCCCCGGCGCGCGCGGCTTCGATAGCGGCGTTGAGCGCCAGCAGGTTGGTTTGTTCGGCAATGCCCCGGATCACCGCGAGCACGCTGCCGATTTGCAGGGCGTCGCTGGTCAGGGTGTCGACCACTCTGCCCGCCCGACCGATGTCATTCAGCAGGCGTCCCTGCTGGCCGATCATCTGTTGCAAGGTGCCCTGCATCTCGCCAAAGGCACCCCGTGCGGCAGTACTGCCTTGTGCGCTGTCGGCAGCGTTGCGGGCGATGTCCTGCACGGTGCAGGACATTTGTTCGACGGCGCTGACAACCATTTCCAGCGACTCTTGCTGCAGATCGAGGCGTTCACTGGTTTGCCCGGCGGCACTTAGAATCTCACTGCTGGCCTGACCAACGTCCTGGCTGGATTGGCGCAGACGCTCAATCACATCGCGCCAGGCCAGGGCCATTTCATGCAGGGCCAGCATCAAGCCCGCCTGTTGTCGGTGCTCGGTCGGCAGGTTCAGCTCGCCTGCGGCCAAGCGACGGGCCAGCACGGTCATATTGCTCGGTTCGCCGCCCAGCGGGCGCATCACACTGCGGCTGACCAGCCAGGTGGCGATGGCAACGGCGGCGACGGTCAGCAGGCCGAGCAGCAAGACCTGCCACATCAACTGACGTACCGGGGCAAACGCCTGGGTCTGATCCATTTCGGCAATCAGGGCCCAATGGTTGTCATCGAAGGCGATGGGGACAAACACTTTCAGCGCAGTGTTACCGTCCAGCCCCGGTTCGGCGAGACGCCCCTGCTGGCCTGCCAGGGCATTGCTGACGGCACTGCCCGTGAGACCGGTTTGTGCATTGAGGCTGCGGTTGACCTGGCGTTCAGGGAAACGTGCCGAGTCCGAGCGCAAGCCGGCATCACTGCCGACCAGGTAGGTTTCGCCTTTTTCCCCCAGGCCCTGGCGGGTTTGCATCACGTTATTGAGCGGGGCGATGGGTAACTCCAGAACCAGGATCATTTGTAGCTCACCGTTCGACATGACGGGGGTGGCCAGATACTGGGTCGGCTCTTTGCTCGATGGGTTGTACTGCAGGTCGCTGATCAACGGTTTGCCGCTATCGCGGCTTTGCTTCACCAGACGCGCCAGCGAGGTGTCGCGCAGGCTGTCTTCACCGAGGTTGTGCTTTTCGTCACTGTCGCTCTGCACACTGAGCATGATGGTGCCATCGGGCATGATCAGTTTCAGCTCGCGATAACCAAAGGTGCTGATGAAGTGTTGAAACATCGGGCGGTCGTAATGGGCGGTGCTGATCAGCGCGGTATCGTCGAGTCCCTGGTAACTGTTGCTCAGGTTACTGGCCAGGGTGCTGATCTGGTTGCGCCGTTCCTGCCAGTTATCCAGCAATTGCTGCTGTTTGATATGGGCAACCGCCTCGAGAGCGTTCAGCGTCTGCTCGCGCAAGGCCGTACTGGCTTGTTGATAGACCGTAAAGGCCATGCCCAGAACCGGGATCAAACCGATCAGCAGGTAGCTTAGGGCTAACTTCAAGCGTAACGGCATGTTCAACGACTCCACGGGTAGAAGGGTTACAGATCAAGGCATCTGTAAAATATTCTGCAAGAACCGTGCAAATTACCGAACACACTGTTTTGTATCAGGCCACAACGTCTACCCTGATCTTCACTGACCTCGCGTAAATGCAGGCCTTCGTGGCGCGTCAGATCCGAAGGATGACAAGCTCACCGGAGAGTTCGAGATAGCGGAGTGAGGTGTAAAGACAGCGTCGAAAACGACGACCAGGCATACAGAAGGAGGAACAGCCAAGGGAGAAAGTGCGGTTGTCGGCATCGACGGGGAATGTCTGGGTGCCGCTTCA
Proteins encoded in this window:
- a CDS encoding ABC transporter permease gives rise to the protein MIPAWIVEYAALLGRGLQTSITLLLFASAFGFVLAVLVALARISKNNVIAKASLFYTSVFRGTPLLIQIYIFYYGLGSLFAQFPLIRGSFLWPYLRDGYWYIVFALVLSVGAYVGEVIRGGLLAVPKGEMEAASAFGMTPRQSLLRVRLPRAMRLLLPTLAGETVMLLKSTALASTIAVIDLLGAANVVRAQTLQVYQPLLLVAGVYVCLTFLIEALFAFAERRGTPLRRAV
- a CDS encoding ABC transporter permease subunit; the protein is MPAMFELIDFSEQGWGSALLKGLWMTLQISAGAFVVGLFIGLVVACLKLNAPKPIAALMRGYTTLFRAVPELLLILLLYYVGSMLLNSLMAWMGYGAMDVSGPLAAILVLGLVQGAYASEIFRAAIQAIPFGQIEAARAFGQSGFGLFRRVTLPIMAPYAMAGMANLWINLIKDSALISVVGTNELLYTAKQGAGSTRHYLLFYLTAAAMYYVVTLVSNYLSGRLERRTRRWMPLAE
- a CDS encoding transporter substrate-binding domain-containing protein; protein product: MGNRRLANWLTGVACVMLAGMSAAQAQPIRFAVAAEPYPPYTEKQANGEWKGFEVDLIHKLCSEMKAECEIKEVAWDGIIPSLLAKKIDVIFSSMSVTEEREKQIAFSKAYYDSAIALVGPKGTAVNKYPDDLKGKIIAVQNSTVSASYLKAYYEKIADVKYYDTQDSANADLIAGRVDLMMADGTAMAAFVKTPDAKDLAYLGTVPYDPIFGKGVGAGLRKDDTELKANLDKAIKTLLASKDYDDLSQSYFGTSVKPAF
- a CDS encoding aminotransferase class I/II-fold pyridoxal phosphate-dependent enzyme, whose protein sequence is MRFSPFVERISGQGVAAWDIHNAAFDAQRRGEDVIILSVGDPDFPTPDFITDAAVDALREGDTHYTEIAGRLALREAIAARYSQLFDRELRASNVINVAGAQNALFITSLCLLTAGDEVLALDPMYVTYEATLKASGATLVRVPCAADSGFRLDAAVLAKAITPRTRAIFLSNPNNPTGVVLNREELQAIADLAITHDLWVVVDEVYESLAFEREHLSLAALPGMAEHCVVIGSLSKSHAMTGWRIGWIVADETLVAHAETLMLSMLYGLPGFVMEAALKAVQAHEEVTHGMREIYRRRRDLVVKGLSDCPGVSVLTPDAGMFVLVDVRGTGLSSLEFAWRLLREARVSVLDAAAFGEPAQGFVRLSFTLGEERLAQACQRIRDFVRVLKGEAPRPAITRVTSQATIEPVAAKTMIEVDGLHKRFGNIEVLKGVSLTAREGDVISLIGASGSGKSTLLRCINMLEVPDQGRILVDGESIQLNFDRPGAPLVSDAKQLVRIRSSLGMVFQNFNLWPHRTVLENLIEAPTQVLRESRAEATERAEALLERVGLAAKRNEYPAFLSGGQQQRVAIARALAMRPKVMLFDEPTSALDPELVGEVLRVIRSLAEEGRTMILVTHEMAFARDVSSKVAYLHQGLIEEAGSPDEVFVHPRSERCRQFVNAHQTR
- a CDS encoding LysR family transcriptional regulator, translated to MKFYQLNALVAVADAGSIRGAAKRLDTSPAAVTKAIQKLEADTATQLLIRNTTGIVFTELGKKLLIQSRLLVAQMVNARQVLADCNGELVGRLSVAVTPWLAMTLMPKAVVRFRQLFPNVQLELHEGLSSVACPRVRDASVDLFIGRLDTRCSSADLTYLPLFTADCAVVARQQHPLSNCRALEELALADWILASQQDGTITTQGHVHYAHSLSIILSLLRETDMLSIFPWPLVEICAQREGLCALPLREPVSSASVGAISRSGQPLRPAAERFLECLIETIHFEMGHPDSPYRRMLQTVDLLV
- a CDS encoding M20 aminoacylase family protein, which translates into the protein MTQFMPLLKEIEHEMRELRHHLHANPELGYQEVETSELVAERLTRWGYEVTRGYAETAVIATLKKGTSPRVLGIRADMDALPILEKTGLPYASRIPGKMHACGHDGHTVMLLAAAYALAHGHPFDGTVHLIFQPAEEGLAGARRMIQEGVLQKFPCDAVFAAHNMPGYPVGKLGFRAGPFMASADQVNVTIHGKGGHGAMPHLSVDPVVVCASIIMALQTIVSRNVSPQDMSVITVGAINAGKASNVIPDSAHMLMSVRSLNNAVRDRLESQIKRLIHAQAEAFGATAEIHYSADYPLLVNDEEMTRFASQVAIDWLGEDEVMRDIVPFNGSEDFAYFLQQCPGCYLIIGNGDGEKSCMAHDPRYDFNDDILIRGAGYWVKLTEAFLPLNA
- a CDS encoding ABC transporter substrate-binding protein; the protein is MQLRTLQYTVMLFGLIITPLSQAQQVIKFGVDPSYPPFEQKQPDGSLSGFDIDLGNALCAELSVKCIWVEQNFDGMVPALKAKKFDAILSAFSATEARRQQVDFSHKIYTAPSSLVARKNAGLLPTAASLKGKSVGVVQGSLQESFAKSEWGSQGVEILSYQTQDQVFSDLINGRLEAAFQASVQADIGLLQKPQGQGFAFAGDPITDKRIIGDGVAIGVRKNEPDLREQLNTAIAGIRQSGQYDRIAKQYFNFDIYGE
- a CDS encoding phytanoyl-CoA dioxygenase family protein, giving the protein MNEMTQCAEPRLAVPVSDEIVRAFQTQGAVCIRNAFSAQQISELTQGIELNLAHPSPRAKVASSASDPGWFFEDFCNWQENEHYRKFIFNSAIAPIAAALLNSQRVRLHHDHLLVKEPNTRQRTPWHQDQPYYNISGSDTVSFWIPVDPVPRESTLEFIAGSHKGPWLMPRSFMDSQAKWFAEGTLDELPDIENHRDDFPILGWALSPGDMVCFNMLTLHASAGVGGQNRRRAFSVRVIGDDVRHAPRPWATSPDFPGLRETLAPDAPLEHALFPTLWHRGI
- a CDS encoding methyl-accepting chemotaxis protein, encoding MPLRLKLALSYLLIGLIPVLGMAFTVYQQASTALREQTLNALEAVAHIKQQQLLDNWQERRNQISTLASNLSNSYQGLDDTALISTAHYDRPMFQHFISTFGYRELKLIMPDGTIMLSVQSDSDEKHNLGEDSLRDTSLARLVKQSRDSGKPLISDLQYNPSSKEPTQYLATPVMSNGELQMILVLELPIAPLNNVMQTRQGLGEKGETYLVGSDAGLRSDSARFPERQVNRSLNAQTGLTGSAVSNALAGQQGRLAEPGLDGNTALKVFVPIAFDDNHWALIAEMDQTQAFAPVRQLMWQVLLLGLLTVAAVAIATWLVSRSVMRPLGGEPSNMTVLARRLAAGELNLPTEHRQQAGLMLALHEMALAWRDVIERLRQSSQDVGQASSEILSAAGQTSERLDLQQESLEMVVSAVEQMSCTVQDIARNAADSAQGSTAARGAFGEMQGTLQQMIGQQGRLLNDIGRAGRVVDTLTSDALQIGSVLAVIRGIAEQTNLLALNAAIEAARAGEQGRGFAVVADEVRNLAQRTSSATEEIVAITSTLQSSSTEALQAMQASAEQAHSLERETQVVLTSLSQLDNSLQGVHALAVQIAVAANEQAGTTQEVNQHMHRLHDMTRDNRRNAAHTRSSGEHLQQVANNQQALVLRFRL